A DNA window from Proteiniborus ethanoligenes contains the following coding sequences:
- a CDS encoding ABC transporter ATP-binding protein, protein MVVEIKNIVKRYKEDLAVDNVSLSIKEGEVFGLLGPNGAGKTTTINALMGLTKIDKGEILVFQKNINKFSNEIKKEIGIVPQDIAIYTDLTVYENIIFFAKLYGLRDSLLKERAEEVIEFTGLQDKKKAFARNLSGGMKRRLNIACAIAHHPKLIIMDEPTVGIDPQSRNHILESIKKLNKNGSTIIYTSHYMEEVEELCTNIAIMDKGKIIAQGSGDELKELIAVDHRVSFDLSSVNFTLVDNIKNITGVIDCIIEGNKIIVVSKADSKNLSRIIDCIVNTGVDILNINIERPNLEGVFLTLTGRSLRD, encoded by the coding sequence TTGGTAGTTGAAATAAAGAATATAGTGAAGCGTTATAAGGAGGATTTGGCAGTTGACAATGTAAGCTTGTCTATAAAAGAGGGAGAGGTATTTGGGTTGCTAGGACCAAATGGAGCAGGAAAAACAACAACAATTAATGCTTTAATGGGATTAACTAAAATAGACAAGGGGGAAATCCTAGTATTTCAGAAAAATATTAATAAATTTAGTAATGAGATTAAAAAAGAAATAGGTATAGTACCTCAAGATATAGCCATATATACAGATTTGACAGTTTATGAAAATATAATATTTTTTGCAAAGCTTTATGGACTTAGAGATAGCTTACTGAAAGAAAGAGCGGAAGAGGTTATAGAGTTTACAGGACTGCAAGATAAGAAAAAGGCATTTGCAAGAAATCTTTCTGGAGGAATGAAAAGAAGATTAAATATCGCCTGTGCTATAGCTCACCATCCTAAACTAATAATAATGGATGAGCCTACTGTGGGCATAGATCCTCAATCTAGAAATCACATATTAGAATCAATAAAAAAACTGAATAAAAATGGCTCTACAATTATATATACCTCTCACTATATGGAAGAAGTAGAAGAGCTTTGCACCAATATAGCTATAATGGACAAAGGAAAGATAATTGCTCAGGGAAGCGGTGATGAATTAAAGGAATTAATAGCTGTTGACCATAGGGTGTCATTTGATCTTTCTTCTGTAAACTTTACCCTAGTAGATAATATTAAAAATATAACTGGGGTTATTGATTGCATAATAGAAGGGAACAAAATAATTGTAGTGTCTAAAGCAGATAGTAAAAATCTTAGTCGTATAATTGACTGTATCGTAAACACTGGAGTTGATATATTGAACATAAATATAGAAAGACCAAATCTAGAGGGAGTATTCCTAACCCTAACTGGTAGGTCACTAAGAGATTAG